In Dama dama isolate Ldn47 chromosome 20, ASM3311817v1, whole genome shotgun sequence, a single window of DNA contains:
- the C20H1orf43 gene encoding protein C1orf43 homolog: MASGSNWLSGVNVVLVMAYGSLVFVLLFIFVKRQIMRFAMKSRRGPHVPVGHNAPKDLKEEIDIRLSKVQDIKYEPQLLADDDARLLQLETQGNQNCYNYLYRMKALDAIRASEIPFHAEGRHPHSLMGKNFRSYLLDLRNTSTPFKGVRKALIDTLLDGYETARYGTGVFGLSEYLRYQEALSELATVVKARSGSSQRQHQSAAKDLTQSPEVSPTTIQVTYLPSSQKSKRAKHFLELKSFKDNYNTLESTL, translated from the exons ATGGCGTCCGGCAGTAACTGGCTGTCTGGCGTGAATGTCGTGCTGGTGATGGCCTACGGGAGCCTG GTGTTTGTACTGCTATTTATTTTTGTGAAGAGGCAAATCATGCGCTTTGCAATGAAATCCCGAAGGGGACCTCATGTCCCTGTGGGACACAATGCCCCCAAG GACTTAAAAGAGGAGATTGATATCCGATTGTCCAAGGTTCAGGATATCAAGTATGAACCTCAGCTTCTCGCAGATGATGATGCAAGACTGCTACAGCTGGAAACCCAGGGAAATCAAA ATTGCTACAACTACCTATACAGGATGAAAGCTCTGGATGCTATCCGTGCCTCTG AGATCCCATTTCATGCTGAAGGCCGGCATCCCCATTCCTTAATGGGCAAGAATTTCCGCTCCTACCTGCTAGATCTTCGAAACACTAGTACTCCTTTCAAGGGTGTGCGCAAGGCCCTCATTGATACCCTGCTTGATGGCTATGAGACAGCCCGCTATGGGACAGGG gTCTTTGGCCTGAGTGAGTACCTGCGCTATCAGGAGGCCCTGAGTGAGCTGGCCACAGT GGTCAAAGCACGAAGTGGGAGCTCTCAGCGACAGCACCAGTCAGCAGCCAAAGACCTAACCCAGTCTCCTGAAGTCTCCCCAACAACCATCCAGGTGACATACCTCCCCTCCAGTCAGAAGAGTAAACGTGCCAAGCACTTCCTCGAATTGAAGAGCTTTAAGGACAACTATAACACACTGGAGAGTACTCTGTGA
- the LOC133074480 gene encoding tropomyosin alpha-3 chain-like, which translates to MEAIKKKMQMLKLDKENALDRAEQAEAEQKQAEERSKQLEDELAAMQKKLKGTEDELDKYSEALKDAQEKLELAEKKAADVSIGNLGGGFNLCK; encoded by the exons ATGGAGGCCATCAAGAAAAAGAtgcagatgctgaagctggacaAGGAGAATGCTCTGGATCGGGCAGAGCAAGCGGAAGCCGAGCAGAAGCAGGCAGAAGAAAGAAGTAAGCAG CTGGAAGATGAGCTGGCAGCCATGCAGAAGAAGCTGAaagggacagaggatgagctggacAAGTATTCCGAAGCTTTGAAGGATGCCCAGGAGAAGCTGGAGctggcagagaagaaagcagcTGATGTGAGTATAGGGAACCTGGGAGGTGGGTTTAACCTATGCAAATAG